In the Triticum aestivum cultivar Chinese Spring chromosome 2B, IWGSC CS RefSeq v2.1, whole genome shotgun sequence genome, GGTCTCGGAGAAGAAAGATAACAAATTCAGCACATGTAACAGAATTTTCAATGTGAAGAGTTTGATACCTATTTGTGCTTGTAGATCATATGGCATGTGAGCAGGGTGTGGCCTTGTGCTATGAGCTGAGGCTCAACAGAGGAAAGGAATCTCCCAAACAAACCCAGTAGAGCAGTTTCAACAGATACTATCATGTTTCACATCTCTTCCAATATCTGTACCAATTACTACAAACCAGACAGATGTAGAGTTACTGTAGAACAACAACTGGactggtgaacattttcttgggtaAAAAAAAACTGGGGGCATCAGCCGCCGCGCGGTAGCACAGCGAGCAATGAATTACAGTGATAGATGACCTCTAACAACACAAGAAATCGACAGCGGGATCGACAAAACTAGGGGCGGGGTAGCTAGAGAGGTAGTGCATGAGAAACAAGGCGTAAACAAGCTGCTTCTGCAGCAGCGGCCCTTAGACTTGCGCTGTGCCTTGCGTGAACTTCGGGTCCTCGCACCTGTACTTGCCGTCGGGGCCTATGCCGAAGCCCTTGGGATCGGCAAACACGTTCTCCAGCAGCTGGCTCCGTGGGGGGAGCGGGCTCGCGTCAGCGAACTCCACGGCCTCTTCCACGACGTCGTCAATCTTCTTCTCGATGCTCTTCAGCTCGGCTTCGGACGCGAGGTTCTGCTCGATGATGTACTTCTTTAGGGATGTGATGGGGTCCCTTGCAGCGTAGTGAGATTTCTCATCTGTGCACGAGGTCATCAGATGATTGAGTCAAAGAGCACAttagcaaaaaaaaaaagaggaaatatgtGCAGCTTGACAATTTCAAGAGTTGACAATTAAGTTTGCCACTAGAGAAAAAGAGAATGGATGCAGATATACACTGAGATACTGGATACAAAATAGTCACAAATCAAGATTACTAGATAGCGATAATTTCCAAGTTAGATACATAGACCATAAAAAAAAGTAGTAATCAGGTTTGAAGACGTAAACAAGTATATGGTCTAGGTCATGTAAGATCCAAACTTAGCCAACTAATTTATATTTCCACCTTTACGATTCAAAATCTATCTGATACGACTAATAACAGAGTAAAAGTGATTTGAGAATAATAACTGCATAAAAAGGCATACATCCTGGGACAAAACTAAGATTAGTTGTATGTCAACTGTCAAGTTGTTAAGATTTATCAACTTGATACAGAAACACAAGGGGTCAATTTAAATAATGAGACCCTATGGGTCAACAACCGGTAATACCCTATCAGGATGGTGACATATCAGATAAGATGACTGGGTCAATTTACTGTCAGGTTCATTAAAGCACGTCCCCTAATAATAAGCAATAAAAAAAGGCATTTGCTTCTTATGAAGGTTAATATGAGAGGATTTTTGCCGTTTGTATTCATGTTTATTTAAAGAAAACAAGTGGTGCTGAATATTCTGTGAATTGACTATGAGACAATCTAGTCATACCTATCACTATCAGGAAGGTGACATACCAGATAAGATGACTGGGATGATGATAAGAACAAAAGAAATATTTCGCTCAGTATTTCAATTGGCACCATAAACTTTACTTTCTAACTGTGATCATACAAAACCCTATATAGCTTTCACATTTATTTCGCAACCAAACAGGATGGCACATCTTGCATGACCAAAATTGTATGTGATGTATTACTCAGGaaatttagtactccctctgtctcaaaatgtaAGACGTTCAGTGTCAGAAAAGGTCTTACATtctgagacagagggagtagtatatagtactccctccgtccgaaaatacttgtcggagaaatgattgtatctagacatattctagttgtagatacatccatttttatccatttttatgacaagtaattccagacggagggagtagtatagtactacaGTTCAGGTACTTGGCAAACAGTCTAAACAGAACTGTAAACTTCATGACTAAAATGCTTTTCTTGCAATTTCTATTTCTCCAGTTAGCATAAAAGTGATAGCAGTGCCACTACTTAGAACAAaagtgaagtactccctccgtcccaaaacaagtgactcaactttgtgctaactttagtacaaagttaatacaaagtcgagtcacttattttgggaaggagggagtaaaaATTAACCAGAAAGGTAATCCTTACCAGGCCTCCTGAGTTCATCTGGATCAGCAAGAGAGTGGCCTCTGAACCGGTAAGTTTCACATTCCACTAGAGTTGGTCCTTCACCTCTCCTGGCCCTGTCAATTGCCTCCTTAGCCACCTCCCTGACCTTCAGGACATCCATCCCATCGACATGTACACCAGGCATTCCGAATGCCGGGCCCTTCTTCCAGATCTCGGGATCTGAAGTAGACCTGAGGTGAGACATCCCGATTGCCCATAGGTTGTTCTCCACAACAAAAATAATCGGAAGCTTCCACAGCTGAGCCATGTTCAGGCACTCAAAGAACTGGCCGTTGTTACAGGTACCGTCCCCAAAGAATGCAAGCGTGACATCAAGCCCGTCAGGGCTAGACTGCTTGAGCACCTCATGGCGGTACTTGGCGGCAAAGGCAGCGCCAGTGGCGACAGGGATGCCCTCTCCAATGAAGGCAAAGCCTCCAAGGAGGTTGTGGGGCTCAGAGAACATGTGCATGGAACCACCCTGTCCGCGGCAGCAGCCAGTGgccttgccaaagagctcggccaTGACTGCACGGGCCGGGACACCCTTGGACAGCGCGTGGACGTGGTCACGGTACGTGCTAACAACACAGTCAGGTTGGTTCAGCTGCTTGATGAAGCCGGTGGAGACGGCCTCCTGCCCGTTGTAAAGATGGACGAAACCAAACATCTTGCCACGGTAGTACATTTGCGCGCACATGTCCTCGAAGTTCCGGCCGAGGATCATGTCCTCGTACAGCTCCAACGCCTCTTCCCGGGTCACCGCCTGCATAAGGCGATACACTTCAAATTAAGGAAACAGAGAAGCAGAACATGAAAAAAGCTTCCAAGATTTAACAATTTATAACCtcagttttctcaaattttcatatacAAGCACCACTGGCTCGCTGCAGTTACCACAGTTGAAGCTAGATCTAAGAACTAAACAGTACTCCAATTCTGAAATCATATGATGCGGTACATTTTAATTTGCTATCGAGTATCGGTTTTAAACTAAAAACAAGGTTGGCATGAGAGGATCGGTCGAGAGAGAGCTTTTGCAGCACCTTCAAATCAAATCCTAAAGTGAACTTTTCAAGCGTGGGATTGTGCCCAGATTATTACAAGAGAATTCCCAATACAAGATTCAGGAGGCCGCTACTGACTAGCATCTGGGTAGTCGAATTGCTTACTGtccaacctttggggacgaaaatTACGCGAGCTAATCTGAACCAATCTAGTATCTAGAACAGAGTCATGCAGTAAGTAAATCTAGAACGCTCGACGAATCTACAGACGGCAGCTCCCGGGATCCAATCGTACGTAGAAGAGGAAAAGCGGCCCGAGCCAAGATCGATTTTTTACAGTCGGGACTGCAAGATCGCAACTTTTTTTACGGTCCCTGATGAACAGACGAGAGATGCGAATTCTCACCGggtacgcggcggcggcgggcgcggccttGAGCACGTCGGAGGAGACGGCCAGGACGGAGCCCAGGCGCCGGGCCGGCCTGTGGCGGAGCGGGCGCATGGAGGACGCGGACGGCGCGGGGAAGGGCCGCGCCCGGTCGCCGCCGGATCTGGCCGCCGCCGGCGCCAGGAACTTGGCGGCGGTGAAGGACGCGGCCGCCATCTCCTCTGTCTGGAAGATCTGCTGCCGGCTGTCCCCGCTTGCCCGTGTGCGCGACGCAATGCGGCGGAATGGGGGAGGAGAGCTCGGGGCGGGGGCgtataaggaggggaggggaggggaggggaggggcggagaGCACGAGGAAGACGGATGGGGAGAGGGTTTGGGGGGCTTGGGAGGGTCCGTCCAGGCCACGACCCCACCATGCAAcgctggcggtggcggcggtgagcggcagattgattgattttcttgttcgtccAAGTGTCCGACCCCAACCACACCACCGAGAAAACAGAGCCCAATGGTCTTCTCTAGGAGCAAAATTCTTGTTGCACCAAGCAACCAACAAGCAATAGATTTTTAAAGGAGTGTAATGTAAAATATAGTTTTCCTAGGGATTTATAGTTGCTATGCTTGGTTATGCGGTTGCTATATGTTTGTCCCACGTTATGGTGGGGCCTTTACTTGTCGACATTTACCATGTCTTGGAGACAGGAAATTTTGCGTAGACAAAAAGTCAACATCATAGGTTCCGAATGCGTTGGACTGTTCTTTTCTTACTCCAGCTGGTACGATGCATTATCTTATGCTATTGAAACTTTTTACCGCGTGTGGTTTGATGGCAAACTAAATATGTTGTTATCATGTTCAAAAACTACCTCAGCATGGAATGATTAGGCTAATTCAGGTGGCAGCTGAAAGGTTCAGCTCATGGCATGGATGGAGGCCACACGCCCACAACCATACTGTGCAGTCACAAACATGGTATCAAAGTTCCCACCGACCCGATGACTTTCATTGGCTCACTAGAGAGCGAATGACAAGATTTGATTTATAACTGGATTTCATGAAGCCACAATTTTAAATGAATTTGTGTCAATGTACCAAACTATTTGGAGGGTTTTTTCTGAAAAATCACAACTGTTATGCTAATGATTCGCACCGGACTCAAAGTCGAACCTCACCCCATTGGATATCAATATTGAGAGGACGGGTACTCATGCCATAGATATGCTGACTTGGAATTCAATCTAATTTAGATATACAATTCCAAAAGGGTGATTCTCCCGGGCTTCTcatccaaatgatatgaaacttttATAGGATAGTCACCAGGGTATTTATGATTTGCTTAGATTTGTTTTGAGTTTTGTTGAAAATTTCAATTAAATTTGCAGAGAACCTCAAGAGATAAATCATCTCAATCTCACTACCACACAAAAAGAGCTATATCATATAAAGCTTTCAAGGCATGTCAGCAAGGTCCATCATGAAAAAACCCGTATGAGGCGGATTACCTTAGACCTCGTTATCGGATAGCTTAGAGTGAAGCCTACATTGGCAAGGTAGGCATTCTAAGGCAAACAGAAAGTAGACCCGTCATAGAAACTATCTCAGGCAGTTATATGGTAAGGTCGTCTCACATGGGGATGTATTTGTGACTTTTTTCCAGGCCTGTAATAAAGCTCTAGCCCATCTCAGAAAGTTTTTTGGGACTTATATAAGCCCCGATGTTAGACACTTAGACCCCAATCACCGTCGCTCGTTCGTTGACTTCTTTTCTGagattgtttttgttttttcgGTCCAATCTTGTTTGTTGATGCATGTTCAGTCTTGTCCGTTCACGTCGTTCGTTCGTTCAATCTTGTTCTCtgatgttttttgttttttattccCTGGTTTTCTTGGTTATACTTTGGTTTTTTCATGAGTTTTTGTTTATTCATGGGGTTTtcattgtttttcctttttctttttcaccATTATCTTTGTTTTATTCtggtattttattttccttttttgtcgGCTTTCTTTTGTTTCattctttgtttttatttttattttctttcccattttctctacttctttgtttctttcttagtttcattatttttcttcatttttcttcggttcttttgtttttcttcggttttctttGTTTCCTCGTGGGTTTTGACTGGTTCCTTCGACTTTTCCGTTCTTCTTTGTTACTaagttctttttttctttcttccgtTTGTTTGATTCTCTTcgtttttttttcttgtttgaaCACTTGTCTACATTTTATATACACTTTTGTACATTTTAAGTATACACTagaaacatttttaatacatgtttaccgtttttcaaatacatgattaacatttttatagaTCTTATGTTTGATgactattttttcatacacattgtatataccaggaacattttttaatatatgtttAACATTCGTGAAATATACGATTAATATTTTTTCACACACCACAATAATTTTATTTTTTCTGTTCAGAAATTTTAAGACACATTATACATTTTTCATATGCACCAGGAACAATATTTTTGCACACacttaacatttttaaaatagatGATTACCATTTTTTTCAAGTTTTTTGTCTTTGATGACTATTTTTTCGTACATACTTTACATTTTTATGTATCGGGAATAGGTGTTTAtgcgaaccaacctatggttgaATATTTAGGACGACAGTGGTATCCCAACCCATCTGAGTTCAACTTCTAGACTTGACGCTACTTTACATTTTTATGTATTGGGAATATGTGTTTAtgcgaaccaacctatggttgaATAGTTAGGACGACAGTGGTATCCCAACCCATCTGAGTTCAACTTCTAGACTTGACGCTGGTGCTtgtatttttctggatttattttagggcTTCCGGCGATGTGTGTTTAGTGGAGGGAGACATTCCTACGAAGGTGTTTGTGACAACTTCTTCAAGATGGTGTGCCAACTCAGTCTCTTGGAGGTGCTCATATGtgtagggtgtgcgtgcgtgcatagagatgagtgtatgtgcgtatgtatAATCGTTTGCGTCTGTGTTGTGTTaaaaaacattttttatacacggttaacatttttgaaatacataattaacatttttttaCACATGATCAACATTTTGTAAAATTTATTTTTATGTTCAATTTATTAGTACATGTTCTACATTTTTGGCATACACCAGGAATATTTTATATACAAATTTAGTTTAAAACGATTTTAAAATAAATGATTAACATTTTTACAATTTTTTGTATTTGAAGAGTACTTTTTGATACACATTATACCTTTTTGTATATATATCATGAACATgctttaaatatgatttttttcatagacaTGGTATATTGTCTACAAGAGAAATATTTTTTCTACACACATTTAGCATTTTATCACAAATGCTGGattaatatatttttttaaaaattatgtAGAGTGCTATATATTATTTAcgaaaaataagaaaaaaacagaaaaaacgaggttgtggcctcccgcaAGCTGGCCAGCCCATTCTTACACTCCCTCCGGCAAGACTGTCCCACGTCTGACGTCAAGCGAGACATAGGCGCGCACAAATTATAGGCGATGTGTTGGCATGTCTCCATATGTCATGAGTTGGGACTTGGGACAAATGTTGTCACACTTAAATGCATGAAACACAGGGAACAAATTATCAAGTCCCTCGACATCGAAACAAACAACATGACAATATGTGAACATAAAAACATGCTCCATCTGTAAACTAATGTAAGATCTTTTAGATCATTAAAAAAAGTATTTATGAATTAATGATCGCTCGTGAAATAAAAGACACAACTCCCGCCCATGTAATAATGAGTCTCTCACAAACAAAAATCCATGTGTTGGAAAGTAGACACAAGAAATCAAGGAGCCCGTGCATTCAGCTAGCTGGTGCTTGATCAGAGAGGGACAAGGGTCTCGAAGCAATTGAGCCCATCCAGCTCCGGGGCGAACCGTGGCTTCAGTTGCGCTCGTTGCTTCCCAGCAACCTTGACGGCAGAATCATTGTTCAGCTCCTTCTTCTCCGCGTGTCTTCCGCTGGCATCAGATTGCTTCGGCGTTTGCGGCACGGGGCTCGCCATGAACTGCAGAGTACAAATATAGAGAGCCAAAAAAAAAAACATAAGAACACAAATGTAGAACTTAGCAAACATGAATTGCCATGGAGCTTATGAGCTGCTTGTACCTTGTTGGTGCTGAAGAATTGGCTGGCGATCTGTGCAGACAGGATGGCCTCTGTCGAACCCATGAGCGGATGAGCCAATAGCTAGAAGCTGGTGATGAACTGATTAATCACCACTTAAACTAGCTTAGTGTTTCTTATCTGAACTTCACTGCATATATGGCAAGCTCTGTTGCTGCATGCTGATTCGATCATGTCTATATATAGCAACCAACCAGTGTAAGAACATTGTCGGGATCGGTCGAGTTCGGGTTGTTTCAACGGCTTGAGATTCATGGGGATATGGCTGGCTTATCTCTAGCTACCAAGAAAGAGCCTCAATTTGTTGGTGCCATTGGCTCCACGTAGCTCACCTAGCGGAGTGTTTCTAGCACTATGTGTGTACATCATCTTATCCACACTGCAACACACATCTGGGCTGTGCACTTTTTGCGCTTTTTTCCCCTCATGATGGATGACGTATAGTGACAGGCGAGGAAAATTGGATGGATATTT is a window encoding:
- the LOC123043077 gene encoding pyruvate dehydrogenase E1 component subunit alpha-3, chloroplastic isoform X3: MGSTEAILSAQIASQFFSTNKFMASPVPQTPKQSDASGRHAEKKELNNDSAVKVAGKQRAQLKPRSGGDRARPFPAPSASSMRPLRHRPARRLGSVLAVSSDVLKAAPAAAAYPAVTREEALELYEDMILGRNFEDMCAQMYYRGKMFGFVHLYNGQEAVSTGFIKQLNQPDCVVSTYRDHVHALSKGVPARAVMAELFGKATGCCRGQGGSMHMFSEPHNLLGGFAFIGEGIPVATGAAFAAKYRHEVLKQSSPDGLDVTLAFFGDGTCNNGQFFECLNMAQLWKLPIIFVVENNLWAIGMSHLRSTSDPEIWKKGPAFGMPGVHVDGMDVLKVREVAKEAIDRARRGEGPTLVECETYRFRGHSLADPDELRRPDEKSHYAARDPITSLKKYIIEQNLASEAELKSIEKKIDDVVEEAVEFADASPLPPRSQLLENVFADPKGFGIGPDGKYRCEDPKFTQGTAQV
- the LOC123043077 gene encoding pyruvate dehydrogenase E1 component subunit alpha-3, chloroplastic isoform X1 is translated as MAAASFTAAKFLAPAAARSGGDRARPFPAPSASSMRPLRHRPARRLGSVLAVSSDVLKAAPAAAAYPAVTREEALELYEDMILGRNFEDMCAQMYYRGKMFGFVHLYNGQEAVSTGFIKQLNQPDCVVSTYRDHVHALSKGVPARAVMAELFGKATGCCRGQGGSMHMFSEPHNLLGGFAFIGEGIPVATGAAFAAKYRHEVLKQSSPDGLDVTLAFFGDGTCNNGQFFECLNMAQLWKLPIIFVVENNLWAIGMSHLRSTSDPEIWKKGPAFGMPGVHVDGMDVLKVREVAKEAIDRARRGEGPTLVECETYRFRGHSLADPDELRRPDEKSHYAARDPITSLKKYIIEQNLASEAELKSIEKKIDDVVEEAVEFADASPLPPRSQLLENVFADPKGFGIGPDGKYRCEDPKFTQGTAQV
- the LOC123043077 gene encoding pyruvate dehydrogenase E1 component subunit alpha-3, chloroplastic isoform X2 translates to MAAASFTAAAYPAVTREEALELYEDMILGRNFEDMCAQMYYRGKMFGFVHLYNGQEAVSTGFIKQLNQPDCVVSTYRDHVHALSKGVPARAVMAELFGKATGCCRGQGGSMHMFSEPHNLLGGFAFIGEGIPVATGAAFAAKYRHEVLKQSSPDGLDVTLAFFGDGTCNNGQFFECLNMAQLWKLPIIFVVENNLWAIGMSHLRSTSDPEIWKKGPAFGMPGVHVDGMDVLKVREVAKEAIDRARRGEGPTLVECETYRFRGHSLADPDELRRPDEKSHYAARDPITSLKKYIIEQNLASEAELKSIEKKIDDVVEEAVEFADASPLPPRSQLLENVFADPKGFGIGPDGKYRCEDPKFTQGTAQV